The following nucleotide sequence is from Monomorium pharaonis isolate MP-MQ-018 unplaced genomic scaffold, ASM1337386v2 scaffold_236, whole genome shotgun sequence.
GTCCACCATGcgtctaattatttttttatttcagatcGTTACTAATGTGCAAGAAGTTCGTGAGATTACCAAGATAGAGCGTATTGGTGCCCATTCCCATATTAGAGGTTTAGGATTAAATGATAGTTTAGAACCAcgcaatgtaattaatttacatattttggccttaatatttttattgattatattatgataaaataatttgttattatattttatatattaggtTTCCCAAGGCATGGTTGGTCAGCTCACGGCACGCCGTGCTGCTGGTGTTATTCTGGAAATGATTAAGGAGAGTAAGATAGCAGGTCGTGCGATTCTATTGGCTGGACAACCTGGCACGGGTAAAACTGCCATTGCTATGGGAATGGCACAAGCTTTGGGTGCAGATACTCCTTTCACGTCAATGGCTGGTTCTGAAATTTACTCTTTAGAAATGAGTAAAACAGAAGCTTTAACTCAAGCTATTAGAAAGTCTATTGGAGTTAGAATCAAAGAGGAGACAGAAATTATAGAGGGGGAAGTAGTGGAAATTCAAGTTGACAGACCAGCCACTGGAATTGGAGTAAAAGTTggcaaattaacattaaaaactaCTGAGATGGAGACAATTTATGATTTAGGAAATAAAATGATTGATTGCTTGATGAAAGAGAAAGTTAGTAtgcatctatatatatatatatatatatatattacatagaTTACATCTTATTTgactttgtattttaattttatattatttttaggtaCAAGCTGGTGATGTTATAACGATAGACAAAGCCACAGGGAAGATTAATAGACTTGGACGATCCTTCACCAGAGCTCGGGATTACGATGCAACGGGTTCGCAAACGCGTTTTGTGCAATGTCCAGAAGGTGAATTGCAGAAACGCAAGGAAGTCGTGCACACC
It contains:
- the LOC105830756 gene encoding ruvB-like 2 — translated: MAIVTNVQEVREITKIERIGAHSHIRGLGLNDSLEPRNVSQGMVGQLTARRAAGVILEMIKESKIAGRAILLAGQPGTGKTAIAMGMAQALGADTPFTSMAGSEIYSLEMSKTEALTQAIRKSIGVRIKEETEIIEGEVVEIQVDRPATGIGVKVGKLTLKTTEMETIYDLGNKMIDCLMKEKVQAGDVITIDKATGKINRLGRSFTRARDYDATGSQTRFVQCPEGELQKRKEVVHTVTLHEVDVINSRTHGFLALFSGDTGEIKSEVRDQINAKVAEWREEGKAEIVPGVLFIDEVHMLDIECFSFLNRALENEMAPVVIMATNRGITRIRGTNYKSPHGIPIDLLDRMIIVPTSPYQEKELKEILKIRCEEEDCEMADDALTVLTRIALETSLRYAIQLITTASLVSRRRKTTEVSIEDVKRVYSLFLDENRSTQFLKEYQDDFMFNEFPTSAEDNMDVSS